A single region of the Anguilla rostrata isolate EN2019 chromosome 11, ASM1855537v3, whole genome shotgun sequence genome encodes:
- the ssr4 gene encoding translocon-associated protein subunit delta — protein sequence MNRVVAFLLLCVGLCAAESCTDPVITPSSYTTTDAVISSESVFIVELSLACANGAQSVALYADVNGKQFPVTRGQDVGKYQVSWSVPHKQASSGTYQVKFFDEESYSALRKAQRNNEDVDSIKPLFSVNVDHRGAWNGPWVSTEVLAAVIGILVYYLAFSAKSTIQA from the exons ATGAATCGCGTCGTTGCATTTCTGCTTCTTTGTGTTGGCCTTTGTGCAG CGGAGAGCTGCACAGATCCTGTCATCACCCCGTCCTCCTACACCACCACGGATGCTGTCATTTCCTCGGAGTCCGTCTTCATTGTGGAGCTCAGCCTAGCCTGTGCTAATGGGGCCCAG AGTGTGGCTTTGTATGCGGACGTCAATGGAAAACAGTTTCCTGTGACTAGAGGCCAGGATGTGGGGAAGTACCag GTGTCCTGGAGTGTCCCCCACAAACAGGCCAGCTCTGGAACATACCAAGTCAAGTTCTTTGATGAGGAATCTTACAGTGCTCTTCGCAAG gcCCAAAGGAACAATGAGGATGTGGACTCCATCAaacctctcttctctgtcaatGTGGATCACAGG GGTGCGTGGAACGGTCCCTGGGTCTCCACTGAGGTTCTGGCTGCAGTCATCGGCATCCTGGTCTACTACCTCGCCTTCAGCGCCAAGAGCACCATTCAGGCGTGA
- the naa10 gene encoding N-alpha-acetyltransferase 10, with translation MNIRNARPEDLMNMQHCNLLCLPENYQMKYYFYHGLSWPQLSYIAEDENGKIVGYVLAKMEEDPDDVPHGHITSLAVKRSHRRLGLAQKLMDQASRAMIENFNAKYVSLHVRKSNRAALHLYSNTLKFQISEVEPKYYADGEDAYAMKRDLAHMADELRRPGARVWGPDTPPAQGLSAAGHSGKLEEQEQEREGERDSGGESKEMSEVSEATESTDIKDSSSDS, from the exons ATGAATATTCGCAACGCCAGG CCTGAAGATCTGATGAACATGCAGCACTGCAACCTGCTGTGTCTTCCGGAGAATTACCAGATGAAGTATTACTTCTACCATGGCCTGTCCTGGCCCCAG CTCTCCTACATAGCTGAAGACGAGAACGGAAAAATAGTGGGATATGTTTTGGCCAAAAT GGAGGAAGACCCAGATGATGTCCCACATGGACACATCACATCTCTG GCGGTGAAACGGTCTCACAGGCGTCTGGGTTTGGCCCAGAAACTGATGGACCAGGCCAGTCGAGCAATGATTGAAAATTTCAACGCAAAATACGTGTCTCTGCACGTCCGCAAAAG TAACCGAGCAGCGCTGCATCTTTACTCGAACACGCTGAAGTTTCA GATAAGTGAAGTTGAGCCCAAGTACTATGCTGATGGGGAGGATGCCTACGCCATGAAGAGAGACCTAGCCCACATGGCTGATGAG TTAAGGAGGCCGGGCGCACGAGTTTGGGGTCCGGACACGCCCCCAGCTCAGGGACTCTCCGCCGCGGGGCATTCGGGGAAGCTTGAGGAGCAAGAgcaggaaagggagggagagagggacagcggAGGGGAGAGCAAAGAGATGAGTGAAGTCAGCGAggccacagagagcacagacatcAAAGACTCCTCCTCTGATTCATAA
- the zgc:158263 gene encoding ceramide kinase family protein, with product MQIPGRLGEGASERQIRRPFDSLWDGSEMDPLWVESVLRVGKKRYRVILNGLHFSWTQLDKQNRDKKTVSVPVSELIGVEEGKAEIQPQKKVEESELHFTVFSVKRGRHGGGSARLWTVGRTQFTCSSRDLRDHWVTKLRAALREKSGSRPQRLLVFINPFGGKKRGVQIYRTLVSPLLELAGISAHVVVTERANQARDHILKKELTGFDGVVCVGGDGMFSELLHGVIGRTQQEAGLSEHDPTVTLQPCNLHIGIIPAGSTDCVCFATVGVNDPVTSTLHIIIGDSQPLDVCSVHHLNSLVRYSVSMVGYGFYGDVLAESERHRWMGPLRYDYSGCMMYLSNRSYSGVVQFLPADPQYSSPRDNTRCLSGCRVCSESTERLFPQSDASSNASSYSTSQYSQDSSLSDGDWVSLEGRFRCVSLTCMSSSCPRSPLGLSPAAHLADGTGDLILVRDTHAMGFLKYLHRHTNTEDQFDLPFVEVHRVRAVRFSLPPGEVESDEEEKVEEGEKGTEEGKVELEGERDRPTRRSVSQQHLAERGEERGMGDYRKKKKRDFLCGPCCSRAPSVSVWNCDGEILPYTDILCRVHGQLVRLFARGIEDGAGTRNCRAGSRKCKGRCVLHT from the exons ATGCAAATACCAGGCAG ATTGGGAGAGGGAGCAAGCGAACGTCAAATCCGAAGACCTTTTGACTCTTTGTGGGACGGTTCGGAAATGGACCCTCTGTGGGTGGAGTCAGTCCTGCGGGTTGGAAAGAAACGGTACCGAGTGATTCTGAATGGACTTCATTTCAGTTGGACCCAGCTTGACAAGCAAAACCGGGATAAAAAAACTG TTTCAGTTCCTGTATCAGAGTTGATTGGTGTGGAGGAGGGGAAAGCTGAGATTCAGCCACAAAAGAAAGTGGAGGAGTCAGAGCTACATTTTACTG tgttttctgtgaagcGTGGTCGCCACGGGGGCGGTTCTGCGAGGCTGTGGACAGTGGGCCGGACCCAGTTCACCTGCAGCAGCCGAGACCTGAGGGACCACTGGGTCACAAAGCTGAGAGCCGCGCTCAGGGAGAAGA gtggCTCGCGGCCCCAGCGGCTTCTGGTGTTCATTAACCCGTTTGGAGGGAAGAAGAGGGGTGTGCAGATCTATCGCACCCTGGTCTCCCCCCTCCTGGAGCTGGCTGGGATCAGTGCTCATGTCGTGG TGACGGAGCGAGCTAACCAGGCCAGAGACCACATCCTGAAGAAGGAGCTAACCGGGTTCGATGG ggtggtgtgtgtgggcggggacGGAATGTTCAGTGAGCTTCTTCACGGTGTGATTGGGCGGACACAGCAGGAGGCGGGCCTATCGGAACACGACCCCACCGTGACCCTGCAGCCCTGCAACCTCCACATCGGCATCATTCCAGCCG GCTCaacagactgtgtgtgctttGCCACTGTGGGTGTGAACGATCCCGTTACCTCTACTCTCCATATCATTATCG GAGACTCCCAGCCATTGGATGTGTGTTCCGTCCATCACCTCAACTCGCTAGTTCGCTACTCCGTCTCCATGGTGGGCTACGGTTTCTACGGTGACGTGCTGGCGGAGAGCGAGAGACATCGCTGGATGGGGCCTCTCAGATACGATTACTCAG GCTGTATGATGTATCTGAGCAACCGGAGTTATTCTGGGGTGGTTCAGTTCCTGCCTGCAGACCCCCAATACTCCAGCCCTCGGGACAACACGCGCTGCCTCTCCGG GTGCCGGGTGTGTTCcgagagcacagagaggctcTTCCCCCAATCAGATGCCAGCTCCAACGCCAGCTCCTACTCCACCTCTCAGTACAGCCAGGACAGCAGCCTATCAGATG GTGACTGGGTGAGCCTAGAGGGCAGGTTCAGGTGCGTCTCCCTCACCTGCATGTCCAGCTCCTGCCCCCGCAGCCCGCTGGGCCTCTCCCCCGCTGCTCACCTGGCCGACGGGACAGGCGACCTCATCCTGGTGCGGGACACCCATGCCATGGGGTTCCTCAAGTACCTGCACCGGCACACCAACACGGAGGACCAG TTCGACCTGCCCTTTGTGGAGGTCCACCGCGTGCGGGCGGTgcgcttctctctcccccctggaGAGGTGGAGAGCGACGaagaggagaaggtggaggaaggagagaaggggacGGAGGAGGGCAAGGTGGAGCTGGAGGGCGAGAGGGACAGGCCGACGCGGAGGAGCGTCTCCCAGCAGCACCTcgcggagaggggagaggaacgAGGGATGGGAGACtacaggaagaaaaagaagagggacTTCCTTTGTGGGCCGTGCTGCAGCAGGGCTCCCTCGGTCTCTGTGTGGAACTGTGATGGAGAGATCCTTCCGTACACAGACATCCTGTGCAG GGTGCACGGCCAGCTGGTGCGTCTGTTCGCCCGGGGAATCGAGGACGGGGCGGGAACCCGCAACTGCcgagcaggaagcaggaagtgcaaGGGAAGATGTGTTCTGCACACCTGA